One genomic region from Chthonomonas calidirosea T49 encodes:
- a CDS encoding phytoene/squalene synthase family protein, with protein MLDRVNLFSNFRSFWEAMPQLDRPSHQFMQDRLRASYRYCERIARSQARNFYYSFVALPPEQRAAMCAVYAFMRYSDDVSDEAAITDRFDAIQSWRAALDRALDGDYGDSLILPAFHDTVCRYRIPAQFFYELIEGTAMDLTHTRYETWDDLYLYCYRVASVVGFVCLHIWGFDAAEGKALRYAEACGIAFQLTNILRDIGEDYDRGRIYLPQEDMRRFCVSEADIGSRSLSKAFQALMRFEVERARSYYAEAKKLLPLLSKEAQPTFAIMYRIYRGILDAIERNNYDVFSRRARVSTWRKVRYVLEAWVRQHRSLELDKEKE; from the coding sequence ATGCTGGATCGGGTAAACTTATTCAGCAATTTTCGGAGTTTTTGGGAAGCGATGCCTCAGCTCGATAGGCCTTCTCACCAGTTTATGCAAGATCGTCTCAGAGCCTCTTATCGCTATTGCGAACGGATCGCGCGGTCGCAAGCTCGCAACTTCTACTACTCCTTTGTGGCGCTACCACCGGAGCAACGAGCTGCCATGTGCGCGGTCTATGCGTTCATGCGCTACAGTGACGACGTTTCCGATGAGGCCGCTATCACAGACAGGTTCGATGCCATTCAGAGTTGGCGTGCTGCTCTGGATCGCGCTCTTGATGGGGATTACGGAGACAGCCTCATCCTTCCAGCCTTTCACGATACGGTCTGTCGTTATCGCATCCCCGCCCAGTTTTTCTACGAGCTTATCGAGGGCACAGCTATGGACCTTACCCATACCCGTTACGAAACTTGGGACGATCTTTACCTCTACTGTTACCGTGTGGCCTCGGTGGTGGGGTTTGTGTGTCTCCACATTTGGGGCTTCGATGCGGCAGAGGGTAAGGCCCTACGTTACGCCGAGGCTTGCGGCATTGCCTTTCAACTCACGAATATCCTACGCGACATCGGTGAGGATTACGATCGTGGGCGAATCTATCTGCCCCAGGAGGACATGCGACGCTTTTGCGTTTCTGAGGCCGATATTGGAAGCCGCTCTCTTTCCAAGGCCTTTCAGGCCCTCATGCGCTTCGAGGTGGAGCGTGCCCGTTCCTATTACGCCGAGGCCAAAAAGCTTCTGCCTCTCTTGTCGAAGGAGGCGCAACCGACGTTCGCCATCATGTACCGTATCTATAGAGGGATCTTGGATGCGATCGAACGCAACAACTACGATGTCTTTTCGCGTCGTGCGCGCGTGAGCACATGGAGAAAAGTGAGGTACGTGCTAGAGGCCTGGGTTCGTCAACACCGCTCTTTGGAGCTTGATAAGGAGAAAGAATGA
- a CDS encoding alpha-ketoacid dehydrogenase subunit alpha/beta, protein MPKSLKILPDEMRRAGQIEFTPIPLNQYRRTLKEELDRFAREDLVRIYRDMLIIRTFESMLDSVKKTGGYRGIAYNHRGPAHLSIGQEAAAVGQAFLLDVNDHIFGSHRSHGEILAKGLSAIEKLPEETLQQIMERYWDGATLRVVEKRIEQAPEGPPLHKESEVRNLAIDYLLYGALAEIFGRETGFNKGMGGSMHAFFPPFGIYPNNAIVGGSADISVGAALYKRVQRKPGIVICNIGDAAITCGPTWEAMCFANMDQFKTLFEEPYRGGLPIIFNFVNNFYGMGGQLVGETGGFGILARVGAGLNASQMHAERIDGYNPLAVIDAIARKKEILAKGEGPVLLDTVTYRYSGHSPSDASSYREKSEVEEWQRIDSLITYRRELLEAGLITESELETMQQAVETAILRAYLKAIDLDISPRANLFQPGCLLEQTMFSNQHVESLDNTRKPVTLLPHQENPRVQRLASRSRSGIGPDGTPLPKSRCIGIRDALFEAILDCFETDPTLIAYGEENRDWGGAFGVYQGLTESLPYHRLFNAPIAEGAIVGTAVGYALEGGRALVEIMYCDFIGRAGDEIFNQLAKWQAMSGGLLRMPVVVRVSVGSKYGAQHSQDWTSLCAHIPGLKVVFPATPYDAKGLMYAALTGTDPVIFFESQRIYDQPELFHGAEGVPEGRYMVPIGQPDVKRTGEDITILSVGATLYRALEAADILEKEYNLKAEIIDARSLVPFDYAPVLESVKKTGRILLTSDACERGSILQTFAAKIAHFAFDDLDAPPIVVGARNWITPPDEIEESFFPYPSDILDAIHTHILPLPGYTPKRVCDKSDLLWRSREGV, encoded by the coding sequence ATGCCTAAATCGCTGAAGATTCTGCCCGACGAAATGCGACGTGCGGGTCAAATAGAGTTTACACCTATCCCCCTAAACCAGTACCGCCGTACGCTTAAAGAGGAGCTTGATCGGTTTGCCCGTGAAGATTTGGTGCGCATCTATCGGGACATGCTGATCATTCGCACTTTTGAGAGCATGCTCGATAGCGTTAAGAAAACGGGAGGCTATCGTGGAATCGCGTACAACCACCGAGGGCCTGCCCATCTCTCCATAGGTCAAGAGGCTGCCGCCGTAGGCCAAGCCTTTTTACTGGATGTGAACGACCATATTTTCGGCAGCCATCGCAGCCATGGAGAAATCTTGGCGAAAGGGCTTTCTGCTATAGAAAAGCTGCCGGAAGAGACTCTCCAACAGATCATGGAGCGCTATTGGGATGGAGCCACCTTACGAGTGGTGGAGAAGAGGATAGAGCAGGCTCCGGAAGGCCCTCCGCTTCACAAGGAGTCGGAAGTTAGAAATCTAGCCATTGATTATCTGCTGTACGGCGCCTTGGCTGAGATATTTGGAAGAGAAACGGGCTTCAATAAAGGGATGGGTGGCTCGATGCACGCCTTCTTCCCTCCCTTTGGCATCTATCCTAACAACGCCATTGTGGGAGGCTCCGCCGACATCTCGGTAGGGGCTGCCCTCTACAAACGGGTGCAGCGTAAGCCGGGCATCGTCATTTGCAATATCGGCGACGCAGCCATCACCTGCGGCCCCACATGGGAGGCCATGTGTTTTGCCAATATGGACCAGTTCAAGACACTTTTTGAGGAGCCCTATCGTGGAGGCTTGCCCATCATCTTTAACTTTGTTAATAACTTCTATGGCATGGGCGGTCAGCTCGTTGGAGAGACCGGTGGATTTGGCATCCTAGCGCGTGTGGGCGCCGGCCTCAACGCCAGCCAAATGCATGCCGAGCGCATAGACGGCTACAACCCGCTTGCCGTTATTGATGCCATTGCCCGCAAGAAGGAGATATTGGCGAAGGGTGAAGGGCCGGTGCTACTCGATACGGTAACCTACCGTTACAGTGGTCACTCCCCCTCCGATGCCTCCTCTTATCGCGAGAAAAGCGAGGTGGAAGAGTGGCAACGTATCGACTCTCTAATCACCTACCGGCGCGAACTTCTCGAGGCCGGCCTCATCACTGAAAGCGAATTGGAGACGATGCAACAGGCCGTTGAGACCGCCATTCTGCGCGCTTACTTAAAAGCAATTGACCTCGATATCTCCCCGCGCGCCAATCTTTTTCAACCAGGCTGCTTGCTCGAGCAGACCATGTTTTCCAATCAGCACGTGGAATCGCTAGATAACACACGCAAACCGGTAACGCTTCTTCCGCATCAGGAAAACCCGCGTGTGCAGCGGCTTGCCTCCCGAAGTCGCTCCGGCATCGGCCCTGATGGCACCCCCCTCCCGAAATCGCGCTGTATTGGCATTCGGGACGCGCTTTTTGAGGCCATTCTCGACTGCTTCGAAACCGACCCCACTCTTATCGCCTATGGGGAGGAGAATCGCGACTGGGGAGGCGCCTTTGGCGTCTATCAAGGATTGACAGAGAGTCTGCCCTATCATCGTCTCTTTAATGCGCCTATTGCCGAGGGCGCGATTGTGGGCACGGCCGTGGGCTACGCTCTTGAAGGAGGTCGCGCTCTCGTCGAGATCATGTACTGTGATTTTATTGGCCGCGCCGGCGATGAAATTTTCAACCAGCTGGCCAAGTGGCAAGCGATGTCGGGCGGACTGTTGCGAATGCCCGTGGTGGTGAGGGTCTCCGTGGGCAGCAAATACGGGGCTCAGCACAGTCAAGACTGGACCTCCCTCTGCGCCCATATACCGGGGCTGAAGGTGGTGTTTCCGGCCACTCCCTACGATGCGAAGGGACTTATGTACGCTGCCCTTACGGGCACTGATCCGGTTATCTTCTTCGAAAGCCAGCGCATCTACGACCAGCCGGAGCTGTTTCATGGAGCGGAGGGCGTGCCCGAGGGTCGGTATATGGTGCCCATTGGCCAGCCAGATGTGAAACGAACCGGCGAAGACATCACGATTCTTTCCGTGGGAGCCACGCTTTACCGTGCTTTAGAGGCCGCAGATATTTTGGAGAAGGAGTATAACCTCAAAGCCGAGATCATAGATGCGCGATCGCTTGTGCCCTTCGACTATGCTCCTGTGCTGGAAAGCGTAAAGAAGACCGGTCGCATTCTGCTAACGAGCGATGCGTGCGAGCGGGGCAGCATTTTACAAACGTTTGCGGCCAAGATAGCTCACTTTGCCTTTGACGATCTCGATGCCCCTCCGATAGTGGTGGGTGCACGCAACTGGATAACGCCCCCTGACGAGATCGAGGAGAGCTTCTTTCCCTACCCCTCCGATATTCTCGACGCTATCCATACCCATATTCTCCCGCTTCCGGGCTACACACCCAAGCGTGTGTGCGATAAGAGCGATCTACTATGGCGCAGCCGAGAAGGGGTGTAG
- a CDS encoding type II secretion system protein, with amino-acid sequence MKRSHLKAFTLIELLVVIAIIAILAAILFPVFAQAREQARKISCLSNIKQLGTAIAMYTQDYDENIVLDCTTDNQTFFDTWQDLVQPYAKNYAIVICPDSPYQDSANVQTDFQYWMSYGIFPTAASLGYPYFLTRQAAWFQNYALPNEKYDGLAGAGISNGSAYGWPQGSFPSATLARVARPAEYALLFDSNNFDGWQGVYGMQVGLGYCGGWVGYDYSFFGPQPRHTGGSDVCDINTRATAYGQGMFNVGFLDGHAKSFKPGQFLQNNPAQPDTLLYLWPNN; translated from the coding sequence ATGAAACGATCCCATCTCAAAGCATTTACGCTCATCGAGTTACTTGTGGTTATAGCGATTATCGCTATTTTGGCTGCTATCCTCTTTCCCGTCTTCGCCCAAGCCCGCGAACAGGCAAGGAAAATCTCCTGTTTGTCAAATATCAAGCAGCTTGGAACCGCTATAGCGATGTATACGCAAGATTACGATGAAAATATCGTTCTTGATTGCACAACCGATAATCAAACGTTCTTTGATACTTGGCAAGATCTTGTACAGCCTTATGCTAAGAACTACGCAATTGTCATCTGTCCAGACTCGCCTTATCAAGATAGTGCGAATGTGCAAACAGATTTTCAGTACTGGATGTCCTATGGAATATTTCCAACTGCGGCCTCGCTAGGCTATCCCTACTTTCTCACTCGTCAAGCCGCCTGGTTCCAGAACTATGCTTTGCCAAATGAGAAGTATGATGGTCTTGCTGGGGCTGGTATCTCTAATGGTTCGGCTTATGGTTGGCCTCAAGGTAGTTTCCCAAGCGCAACTCTTGCTCGTGTGGCAAGACCTGCTGAGTATGCCTTGCTGTTCGATAGCAATAACTTCGATGGCTGGCAAGGCGTTTATGGGATGCAAGTCGGTTTAGGATATTGTGGGGGTTGGGTTGGATATGACTATAGCTTCTTTGGGCCTCAACCTCGGCATACCGGTGGATCCGACGTCTGTGATATTAATACCAGAGCGACGGCCTATGGACAGGGAATGTTCAACGTAGGCTTTCTTGATGGACATGCTAAATCCTTCAAGCCGGGTCAGTTCTTACAAAACAATCCTGCGCAACCCGATACCCTGCTCTATCTATGGCCGAATAACTGA
- a CDS encoding PspA/IM30 family protein, translating into MASNPFKRFWRYLMALLSGKLDQWEDPEVIINEAVREMRENQIKNRELAVQAITQKNNLQAEVEKEERLVADLEKKAAIALQGGNRELALQFLREKLQHEQTLEQMRASLAQAIEAAEKVKTAIKLEEDRIRQKTAQALALKAKMKQAQIEIKINKALDQFQFSNNEQQWGAVEERIRSMQSEAAARAEVANTSIDARVRELEASQMDAQAEQELAQLEAKLSLGTSTANNYVSTNQQQVQTVGTGGSGANGSAAPESELDRQLAELEAKLNNQNKQ; encoded by the coding sequence ATGGCATCGAACCCGTTCAAACGATTTTGGCGCTATCTAATGGCTCTTCTAAGCGGCAAACTTGACCAGTGGGAAGACCCGGAGGTCATTATTAATGAGGCCGTTCGCGAGATGCGTGAAAACCAGATCAAAAATCGCGAACTGGCCGTTCAAGCCATTACGCAGAAGAATAACCTGCAGGCTGAGGTGGAAAAAGAGGAGCGTTTGGTTGCCGATCTGGAAAAGAAAGCGGCAATCGCTCTTCAAGGAGGTAATAGGGAACTAGCTCTGCAGTTCCTGCGCGAAAAGCTTCAGCATGAACAGACGCTTGAGCAGATGCGTGCCAGCCTTGCACAGGCCATTGAGGCTGCAGAAAAGGTGAAGACGGCCATTAAATTAGAGGAAGACCGCATCCGCCAAAAGACAGCGCAGGCCCTCGCGCTTAAAGCTAAAATGAAACAGGCGCAGATCGAGATAAAGATCAACAAAGCGCTCGATCAGTTTCAGTTTAGCAACAACGAGCAGCAGTGGGGTGCGGTGGAGGAGCGCATTCGCTCCATGCAGTCGGAGGCTGCCGCAAGAGCGGAGGTCGCTAACACCAGCATTGATGCGCGCGTCCGCGAGTTGGAAGCTTCTCAAATGGATGCGCAAGCGGAACAAGAGCTGGCACAACTCGAAGCCAAACTCTCTCTTGGCACCAGTACGGCCAATAACTACGTATCTACAAATCAACAGCAGGTGCAGACAGTGGGAACTGGTGGAAGCGGCGCCAACGGTTCTGCCGCCCCTGAAAGTGAACTGGATAGGCAGTTGGCCGAACTCGAAGCTAAACTGAACAACCAGAATAAACAGTAG